The following proteins are encoded in a genomic region of Toxotes jaculatrix isolate fToxJac2 chromosome 3, fToxJac2.pri, whole genome shotgun sequence:
- the tpra1 gene encoding transmembrane protein adipocyte-associated 1 homolog produces MLATVTAVVRFAQYNGSISPTPLENTSAFPTWKPDSGANITKPHKCLQVLYEDVGDSRVRFWDILLLVPNVAFFVFLMWKLPSARAKIRLTSSPIFVTFYLLVFVVAAVGITRAIVSMTVSASSAATVIDKVLWEITRFFLLAIELSVIILGLAFGHLESKSSIKRVLAITAVLALAYSITQGTLEILYPDSHLSAEDFNIYGHGGRHFWLASSCFFFLVYSLIVILPKTPLRERISLPSKRSFYVYAAILSLLNLVQGLGSSLLCAGIIEGLCCVDVTTFLYFSAFAPLIYVTFLKGFFGSEPKILFSYKSQVDEPDESDVHLPPTVATTLGRKEPTDQGLFYSSTQIDGSGPGSSRMVGAYLDDVASGPYGSSSINSIEADRWRPVNA; encoded by the exons ATGCTAGCCACAGTGACTGCTGTGGTTAGGTTTGCTCAGTACAATGGCAGTATTTCACCCACACCATTGGAGAACACATCAGCATTCCCAACTTGGAAACCTGACTCTGGAGCCAACATCACCAAGCCTCACAAATGTCTGCAAGTTCTGTATGAGGACGTTGGAGACTCCAG GGTGCGGTTCTGGGACATTTTATTGCTAGTGCCAAATGTGGCCTTCTTTGTATTCCTGATGTGGAAGCTGCCCTCGGCCAGGGCAAAGATTCGACTCACCTCTAGCCCCATCTTTGTTACCTTTTACTTGCTG GTTTTTGTTGTAGCAGCAGTTGGAATCACCCGGGCAATAGTGTCCATGACCGTCAGTGCATCCAGTGCTGCCACCGTCATAGACAAA GTGCTGTGGGAGATCACCCGTTTCTTCTTGCTGGCCATCGAGCTCAGTGTTATCATCTTGGGACTGGCTTTCG GTCACCTGGAGAGCAAGTCCAGCATTAAGCGAGTGCTGGCTATCACTGCTGTGCTGGCTCTGGCCTACTCCATCACACAG GGCACACTAGAGATCCTTTATCCAGACAGTCACCTCTCCGCAGAGGACTTCAACATTTACGGGCACGGAGGGCGGCACTTCTGGTTGGCCAgttcctgcttcttcttcctG GTGTACTCTTTGATTGTGATCTTGCCTAAAACTCCATTGAGGGAGAGGATATCTCTGCCCT CTAAGAGGAGTTTCTATGTGTATGCTGCCATCCTGTCTTTACTGAACCTCGTCCAGGGTCTGGGCAGCTCTCTGCTATGTGCTGGAATCATAGAGGGACTCTG CTGTGTGGATGTCACCACCTTCTTGTATTTCTCTGCATTTGCGCCGCTCATCTATGTCACATTCCTCAAAGGCTTCTTTGG tTCAGAGCCCAAGATCCTGTTCTCCTACAAGTCACAGGTGGATGAGCCAGACGAAAGTGACGTCCACCTTCCCCCTACTGTCGCTACAACTCTTGGCCGTAAGGAGCCGACTGACCAGGGCCTGTTCTACTCATCCACCCAAATTGATGGCTCTGGTCCCGGCAGCTCTCGTATGGTCGGAGCCTACCTAGATGATGTTGCCTCTGGACCCTATGGGTCCAGCAGCATTAACAGCATTGAAGCTGACCGCTGGAGACCTGTCAATGCgtaa
- the trim107 gene encoding E3 ubiquitin-protein ligase TRIM39 translates to MSVSETKANLSTKIHQEAVVLALTCPICLQLFSEPVSLPCGHIYCFACLQTMGEGLDQYSCPECQTAYEGTTALVKSFKMCSMVENYRSTAGKISSTANPSDVGHVAVKSHDSSVTDESNAKHHQDFAMAGVYQEELTECKAKDGLETESGSTEHPVSLAQEQSSGKGKMEMDEPKFRLASQVTELNLKLEMAEGVLRKEKERELEVATGNAQLREKASRLLGQIKDLSQCYSAQVMQMIEEELGPGEATIVSRVSQASELTNQLRQAMLRAESLLTEEDGAAFSDELQSLQPHIVELMAKPVGGDGDHVESRVNPARACPKLENMNTELRERLGEIQRSLRNTLNPSEVTFDPETAHPNLILSEDLKTVTFSATKQPYPPSPQRFTSFFQVLSTQSFSEGDHSWEVELEGSPWLIGVCYSGKLARSGLPSALESSRSSWCLMWFNNLLTAFEQSHSVPLKRTTVSRRLEIKLSFKTHRLSFYNVSPISGKTHVYTFKANLTEPVHLAYRMMSGHPKARVTVYS, encoded by the coding sequence ATGTCTGTGAGcgagactaaagcaaacctttcTACAAAGATTCATCAAGAAGCTGTGGTTTTGGCGCTTACGTGCCCCATCTGCTTGCAGCTCTTCTCTGAACCGGTTTCTCTTCCCTGTGGTCACATCTACTGCTTTGCCTGTCTTCAGACCATGGGAGAAGGCCTTGACCAATACAGCTGCCCTGAATGCCAGACGGCATATGAGGGAACCACAGCCCTTGTGAAAAGCTTCAAAATGTGCAGCATGGTAGAGAACTACAGATCCACTGCTGGGAAAATCAGCTCCACTGCAAACCCTTCTGACGTCGGCCATGTAGCAGTGAAGAGTCACGATAGCTCAGTTACAGATGAATCAAACGCAAAACATCACCAGGACTTTGCAATGGCTGGGGTATACCAGGAGGAGTTGACAGAATGCAAGGCAAAGGATGGCTTAGAAACTGAGTCTGGATCCACAGAGCACCCCGTTTCTTTGGCTCAAGAGCAAAGCAGTGGCAAAGGCAAAATGGAAATGGATGAACCTAAATTCAGACTGGCATCTCAGGTCACAGAGTTGAACCTCAAGTTGGAGATGGCAGAGGGTGTtctgaggaaagagaaggaacgGGAGTTAGAGGTGGCCACTGGTAATGCTCAGTTGAGGGAGAAAGCATCCAGACTGTTAGGGCAGATAAAGGATTTGTCCCAGTGCTATAGTGCACAGGTGATGCAGATGATTGAAGAAGAGTTAGGTCCAGGTGAGGCCACTATAGTCAGTCGAGTCAGTCAAGCCTCTGAGCTGACTAACCAGCTGAGACAGGCTATGCTCAGAGCTGAGTCTCTGTTGACTGAAGAAGATGGGGCTGCATTTAGTGACGAGCTCCAAAGCCTACAACCGCACATTGTGGAGTTAATGGCAAAACCGGTGGGAGGAGACGGAGACCATGTTGAATCAAGAGTCAACCCTGCACGAGCCTGTCCCAAGCTGGAAAACATGAACACTGAGCTGAGGGAAAGACTTGGAGAGATTCAGCGCTCCCTTCGGAACACCCTCAACCCTTCagaggtgacctttgacccagaAACAGCCCATCCCAACCTCATTCTCTCAGAGGACTTGAAGACAGTGACTTTCAGCGCCACAAAACAGCCCTACCCACCCTCTCCTCAGAGGTTCACCAGCTTCTTCCAGGTCCTCAGCACCCAGAGTTTCTCTGAAGGTGATCATAGCTGGGAGGTGGAGCTTGAAGGCTCCCCATGGCTCATTGGTGTGTGCTACAGTGGGAAGCTAGCACGCAGCGGACTGCCCTCAGCTCTGGAAAGCAGCCGGAGCTCCTGGTGTCTGATGTGGTTCAACAATCTGCTGACAGCCTTTGAGCAGAGTCACAGTGTGCCGCTGAAGAGGACCACAGTGTCACGCAGGCTGGAGATCAAGCTGAGCTTTAAGACCCACAGGCTGAGCTTCTACAACGTCAGCCCCATCAGCGGGAAGACTCATGTATACACATTTAAGGCTAACCTGACTGAACCAGTGCACCTGGCCTACAGGATGATGTCAGGGCACCCGAAAGCACGTGTCACTGTTTATTCATAA